One genomic segment of Arthrobacter sp. JZ12 includes these proteins:
- a CDS encoding ABC transporter permease, whose translation MAMTETVTTTAHPSEATLGSGRGRLWRRLRSNPLGMTGAVMLAVVVLAALLAPVIAPYDPAEVHFETPFQKPLTVGFLLGTDDLGRDIFSRMLYGMQASLQVGFLSVLLAVLIGTPLGLLAGYLKGFDAVISRLTDVTLAFPFLIIAVGLAAISGPSLANAAIALGIAQIPTMIRVVRGETLRIKESDFVLGARTMDASGLRIMLQHVLPNATSAIIVQATVIMPVAVIGEALLSFLGLGIQPPTPSLGIMLSDAQQYIFRSPTAAIFPGIAIAVICLAFNLFGDALRDALDPTNTRRK comes from the coding sequence ATGGCAATGACAGAAACCGTCACGACGACGGCCCACCCCTCAGAAGCCACGCTCGGATCCGGCCGGGGCCGGCTCTGGCGCCGCCTGCGCAGCAACCCACTCGGCATGACCGGTGCGGTGATGCTCGCCGTCGTCGTCCTGGCCGCGCTGCTCGCGCCGGTCATTGCACCCTATGACCCGGCGGAAGTGCACTTCGAGACCCCGTTCCAGAAACCCCTGACCGTCGGCTTCCTGCTCGGAACCGATGACCTGGGCCGCGACATCTTCTCGCGCATGCTCTACGGAATGCAGGCCTCGCTGCAGGTGGGTTTCCTGTCGGTCCTGCTCGCAGTGCTCATCGGCACGCCGCTCGGTCTGTTGGCCGGGTACCTGAAGGGATTCGACGCCGTAATCTCCCGACTCACGGACGTCACCCTCGCCTTCCCCTTCCTGATTATCGCCGTGGGACTGGCAGCAATCAGCGGACCGAGCCTTGCCAACGCCGCCATCGCATTGGGTATCGCACAGATCCCCACCATGATTCGAGTGGTACGCGGCGAGACGCTGCGCATCAAGGAGAGCGACTTCGTCCTGGGCGCCAGGACCATGGACGCGTCGGGCCTGCGGATCATGCTGCAGCACGTCCTGCCGAACGCAACGTCTGCCATCATCGTGCAGGCCACCGTGATCATGCCCGTCGCGGTCATCGGCGAAGCTCTGCTGTCCTTCCTCGGCCTCGGCATTCAGCCGCCTACGCCCAGCCTCGGCATCATGCTCTCCGACGCGCAACAGTACATCTTCCGGTCGCCCACCGCCGCGATCTTCCCCGGAATCGCGATCGCCGTGATCTGCCTGGCATTCAACCTGTTCGGCGATGCGCTGCGCGACGCCCTCGACCCCACCAACACCCGTCGAAAGTAG
- a CDS encoding ABC transporter ATP-binding protein — MQQDAKETMLSISNLEVSFGDIPVLHRVSFDLKKGERVAIVGQSGSGKSTTIAAVLRLLPGLGSITGGSIRLVSGADAVDIAAASEAEMRSIRGTRLGLVPQDPMSNLNPSMKVGAQIADALKSNGMRGRAEVQRRVVELMTEAGIPDAERRSGQYPHEFSGGMRQRVLIAVALAGEPDLLIADEPTSALDVTVQRQILNHLQTLVDARGTSLLFVTHDLGLAADRTDRIIVMAEGRIVEVGTPREILLNPQEEYTRKLVAAAPSVTAALQMEVPGAAAASSAAPAPILEVRDLCKEFALRGQRGGTVRAVDNVSFTVKRGTTTAVVGESGSGKTTVARIILGLETATAGQALIDGKSITDSRGAERRALRRMVQPVFQDPYGSLDPTHSIERLIDEPLRIFRVGDKESRRRRVAELLDQVALPHAVAQRRPNELSGGQRQRVAIARALALEPELIICDEAVSALDVLVQDQILNLLADLQDRLGLTYLFITHDLAVVRQIAHNVLVMKSGSVVEEGTVDKVFLRPEAQYTEELLGAIPGASFAA; from the coding sequence ATGCAGCAGGACGCTAAGGAAACGATGCTCAGCATCAGCAACCTCGAGGTGAGCTTCGGTGACATCCCGGTGCTGCACCGGGTCAGCTTCGACCTGAAGAAGGGCGAACGCGTGGCGATCGTCGGCCAGTCTGGCTCCGGCAAGTCCACCACCATCGCCGCCGTCCTGCGCCTGCTTCCCGGACTAGGAAGCATCACCGGCGGTTCCATCAGGCTGGTCAGCGGAGCCGACGCCGTCGACATCGCTGCAGCGTCCGAGGCAGAAATGCGGTCGATCCGCGGCACGCGTCTCGGACTGGTACCCCAAGACCCCATGTCCAACCTCAACCCATCCATGAAGGTCGGCGCCCAGATCGCCGATGCACTGAAAAGCAACGGCATGCGTGGACGGGCTGAGGTGCAGCGCCGGGTTGTTGAGCTGATGACGGAAGCCGGCATCCCCGATGCGGAACGCCGCTCGGGCCAGTATCCGCATGAGTTCTCCGGCGGAATGCGCCAGCGTGTGCTGATTGCCGTCGCCCTGGCGGGTGAGCCTGACCTGCTGATCGCGGATGAGCCGACGTCGGCCCTCGACGTGACGGTACAGCGCCAGATCCTGAACCACCTGCAGACCCTCGTCGACGCACGCGGCACCTCACTGCTGTTCGTCACCCATGACCTGGGCCTCGCCGCCGACCGCACCGACCGCATCATCGTCATGGCCGAAGGTCGCATCGTCGAGGTCGGCACACCGCGCGAAATCCTCCTCAACCCGCAGGAGGAGTACACGCGGAAGCTGGTCGCAGCGGCTCCCTCAGTGACTGCCGCACTTCAGATGGAGGTGCCGGGAGCTGCAGCGGCTTCCTCCGCCGCACCCGCGCCCATCCTCGAGGTTCGGGACCTGTGCAAGGAGTTCGCCCTTCGCGGCCAGCGCGGGGGTACGGTCCGCGCAGTGGACAACGTCTCCTTCACAGTGAAACGGGGCACAACGACCGCCGTCGTGGGTGAATCAGGCTCGGGCAAGACCACGGTGGCACGCATCATCCTCGGCCTGGAGACCGCTACTGCGGGTCAGGCGCTCATCGACGGCAAGAGCATCACGGACAGCAGGGGAGCCGAACGGCGAGCCCTTCGCAGGATGGTACAGCCGGTTTTCCAGGACCCGTATGGATCGCTGGATCCCACCCACAGTATCGAACGCCTAATCGATGAGCCGCTGCGCATCTTCCGCGTGGGGGACAAGGAAAGCCGACGACGCCGCGTGGCTGAGCTGCTTGACCAGGTCGCCCTGCCGCACGCGGTGGCACAGCGTCGTCCCAACGAACTGTCCGGCGGACAGCGGCAACGGGTTGCAATCGCTCGTGCGCTGGCGCTGGAACCGGAACTGATCATCTGCGATGAAGCCGTCTCCGCACTTGACGTGCTGGTGCAGGACCAGATCCTCAATCTCCTGGCCGATCTGCAGGATAGGCTGGGACTGACCTACCTTTTCATCACCCATGATCTCGCTGTGGTCCGTCAGATCGCGCACAACGTGCTGGTGATGAAGTCGGGCTCCGTGGTGGAGGAAGGCACCGTCGACAAGGTGTTCCTCCGCCCTGAAGCCCAGTACACCGAGGAGCTACTTGGAGCAATCCCGGGGGCAAGCTTTGCCGCCTGA
- a CDS encoding GntR family transcriptional regulator: MPPDTGGQRGADEDTPPKQRVQDEIRRDIIFGTLPPGTRVTETALATKYGISRVPVREALRALEAEGFVESKPYAGSTVSKIPVDDAEDLFFVREALESATARRAARRAAAQFDLGAPSADWWQARKALAGILDEGDRAVAQNRLELLPELNIRFHLGVAELSGSASLTALLRQIAGKIEWLYATDVDTRGKESWGEHRTILAAIDAGNFAEAERLMAHHVHQSKEGYLDRFASEVG; encoded by the coding sequence TTGCCGCCTGACACTGGAGGACAGCGGGGCGCCGATGAGGACACCCCGCCGAAGCAGCGCGTCCAGGATGAGATCCGCAGGGATATCATCTTCGGTACGCTGCCGCCCGGCACTCGTGTAACAGAGACCGCGCTTGCAACCAAGTACGGAATTTCACGCGTACCCGTACGGGAAGCCTTGCGCGCCCTCGAGGCGGAGGGCTTTGTTGAATCGAAGCCCTACGCCGGGTCCACCGTCTCCAAGATTCCTGTCGATGACGCTGAGGACCTGTTCTTTGTCCGGGAGGCGCTGGAGTCGGCCACAGCCCGGCGGGCAGCACGGCGGGCTGCGGCGCAGTTCGATTTAGGTGCGCCAAGCGCGGACTGGTGGCAGGCCCGCAAGGCGCTCGCCGGTATCCTGGACGAGGGGGACCGGGCCGTTGCACAGAACCGGTTGGAACTTCTTCCCGAACTCAATATCCGCTTCCACCTCGGGGTGGCCGAGTTGAGCGGGAGCGCCTCGCTGACCGCCCTGTTGCGGCAGATCGCCGGCAAGATCGAGTGGCTGTACGCGACCGACGTGGACACCCGCGGCAAGGAGTCCTGGGGCGAACACCGCACCATCCTGGCCGCTATCGACGCCGGCAACTTCGCGGAAGCGGAGCGGCTGATGGCTCACCATGTGCACCAGTCCAAGGAAGGCTATCTGGACCGGTTCGCCTCCGAGGTCGGCTGA
- a CDS encoding ABC transporter permease, giving the protein MARYLLTRLWQSALTLLLASIVVFIGVRQLPGDPALAMAGEEATPEQLAAIRAEMGLDQPLFVQYFTFIGNILRGDFGESTRTGTPVTELIATTLPVTLWLSAYAIVVAVVVGIVFGVIAERYRGRWPEWMANGFALIGLSVPNFWLGILAILYLAVFLGWFPASGYVDVAAEPLRGIYYLTLPAIILGTGLAAVIMRQTRASMIETMSTDYVRTARAKGLGRGRVLMRYGLRNSLIVVVTIVGLQLGGLISGAVVTERIFALPGFGKLTLDAVFTRDYPVIQAVVLIITLSYIVINLAVDILYSVVNPKIRVGGSN; this is encoded by the coding sequence ATGGCGCGTTACCTGCTTACCAGGCTCTGGCAGTCAGCCCTCACGCTGCTGCTTGCCTCGATCGTGGTCTTCATCGGGGTGCGTCAGCTTCCAGGCGACCCTGCCCTGGCAATGGCCGGCGAAGAAGCGACGCCCGAACAGCTCGCCGCCATCCGCGCGGAAATGGGCCTCGACCAGCCCCTGTTCGTCCAGTACTTCACGTTCATCGGCAACATCCTGCGCGGTGACTTCGGCGAGTCAACCCGTACTGGCACACCGGTGACGGAACTGATTGCGACCACGCTTCCCGTGACCCTGTGGCTGTCGGCGTACGCGATAGTGGTCGCCGTCGTCGTCGGAATTGTGTTCGGCGTAATCGCCGAACGCTACCGCGGGCGCTGGCCTGAGTGGATGGCCAACGGTTTCGCGCTCATCGGGCTCTCCGTACCGAACTTCTGGCTGGGAATTCTCGCCATCCTGTATCTGGCGGTGTTCCTCGGCTGGTTCCCGGCCTCAGGCTACGTCGATGTTGCCGCTGAACCCCTGCGCGGCATCTACTACCTGACCCTGCCGGCCATCATCCTCGGCACCGGCCTGGCGGCGGTGATCATGCGGCAGACACGCGCCTCGATGATCGAGACCATGAGCACTGATTACGTCCGGACAGCGCGCGCCAAGGGCCTGGGCCGCGGGCGCGTACTGATGCGGTACGGACTGCGGAACTCGCTGATCGTCGTTGTGACAATCGTCGGTCTCCAGCTCGGCGGGCTCATCTCGGGCGCCGTGGTCACCGAACGCATCTTCGCCCTCCCCGGCTTCGGCAAGCTCACCCTCGACGCCGTCTTCACCCGCGACTATCCGGTGATCCAGGCAGTGGTCCTCATCATCACGCTCAGCTATATCGTCATCAACCTCGCCGTGGACATTCTGTACTCCGTGGTCAACCCCAAAATCCGAGTCGGAGGAAGCAACTGA
- a CDS encoding gamma-glutamyltransferase family protein produces the protein MTSFTPPDPFTTRPTLQGSFGMSASTHWLATASAQAVLERGGNAFDAAVAGAFVLHVVEPHLNGPGGDMTGVFATADNPSEPVVLMGQGPAPAAATREHYLAEGLELVPGAGALAAAVPAAVDAWLLLLRDHGTWELGDVLAFAIGYARNGHPIVGRVGATINAVKDLFIEHWPTSADLWMPEGRVPAEGDIVKNEAYASVLDRLVSAGLPDLSREERIDAARREWREGFVAQAAVEFIKTPHRHSSGQDHAGVMSLEDFAGFEAGYEQAATLRFRGYTIAKTGPWGQGPALLQTLAILDGFDDERLDPSTAVGAHTILEAQKLAIADREAYYGDADVPLDYLLSAEYAEQRRALITDRASVEFRPGTVPGHSPFIPPLRTEYTPPALAGKLAFAGVGEPTVSRSGETRGDTCHIDVVDKWGNMVSATPSGGWLQSSPTIPELGFCLGSRLQMTWLEEGAPSSLEPGKRPRTTLTPTLILKDGKPVVALGSPGGDQQDQWQLLYILRTIVGGYTPQQAIDAPSLHTTSIPGSFWPRTWEPGGAVVEDRLGDEVIADLEARGHTVTRAGDWALGRLSSVVSDPSTGVLMAAANPRGAQGYAAGR, from the coding sequence ATGACCTCCTTCACACCTCCGGACCCGTTCACCACGCGCCCCACCCTGCAGGGCAGCTTCGGTATGAGCGCCTCCACACACTGGCTGGCGACGGCGTCAGCGCAGGCCGTGCTGGAACGCGGCGGCAACGCGTTCGACGCGGCAGTAGCCGGAGCCTTCGTACTGCACGTCGTCGAACCGCACCTGAACGGTCCAGGGGGCGACATGACAGGTGTCTTCGCCACCGCCGACAACCCATCAGAGCCCGTTGTCCTGATGGGACAGGGACCGGCACCGGCAGCTGCCACCCGCGAGCACTACCTGGCTGAAGGCCTGGAACTGGTGCCGGGCGCCGGTGCACTCGCCGCCGCGGTACCTGCCGCCGTCGACGCCTGGCTTCTGCTGCTGCGAGACCACGGCACGTGGGAACTCGGCGACGTGCTGGCCTTCGCCATCGGTTATGCACGAAACGGGCACCCCATCGTGGGCCGCGTTGGTGCCACCATCAACGCGGTGAAGGACCTGTTCATCGAGCACTGGCCCACCTCCGCTGACCTCTGGATGCCGGAGGGCCGGGTGCCCGCCGAAGGTGACATCGTCAAGAACGAGGCCTACGCGTCCGTGCTTGACCGCCTGGTCTCTGCTGGGTTGCCCGATTTGAGCAGGGAAGAGCGGATTGACGCCGCCCGCCGGGAGTGGCGCGAGGGCTTCGTGGCACAGGCCGCCGTCGAATTCATCAAGACACCCCACCGCCACTCCTCGGGCCAGGATCACGCGGGAGTGATGAGCCTTGAGGATTTCGCCGGGTTCGAAGCAGGCTACGAGCAGGCCGCGACTCTGCGGTTCCGGGGTTACACCATCGCCAAGACCGGTCCCTGGGGGCAAGGCCCGGCGCTGCTGCAGACCCTCGCCATCCTCGACGGATTCGACGACGAACGGCTGGACCCTTCCACCGCCGTCGGCGCGCACACCATCCTGGAAGCACAGAAGCTTGCCATCGCCGACCGCGAGGCCTACTACGGCGACGCGGACGTACCGCTGGACTACCTGCTTTCCGCCGAGTACGCCGAACAGCGACGCGCACTCATCACCGACCGCGCGTCGGTCGAGTTCCGGCCCGGAACCGTCCCCGGCCACAGCCCGTTCATCCCGCCGCTCCGCACCGAGTACACACCGCCGGCCCTCGCCGGAAAGCTGGCATTCGCCGGCGTAGGGGAGCCGACCGTCTCGCGTAGCGGTGAGACGCGCGGCGACACCTGCCACATCGACGTCGTCGACAAGTGGGGCAACATGGTCTCCGCAACGCCTTCGGGAGGCTGGCTGCAGTCGTCACCGACCATTCCGGAGCTCGGCTTCTGCCTCGGCTCACGATTGCAGATGACTTGGCTCGAGGAGGGCGCGCCGTCGTCCCTGGAACCCGGCAAGCGTCCGCGCACCACCCTCACGCCCACCCTGATCCTGAAGGACGGCAAGCCTGTGGTCGCACTCGGCTCCCCGGGCGGCGACCAGCAGGACCAGTGGCAGTTGCTCTATATCCTGCGCACCATCGTCGGCGGCTACACACCCCAGCAAGCCATTGATGCGCCCTCACTGCATACGACGTCGATCCCCGGTTCATTCTGGCCCCGCACCTGGGAACCCGGCGGCGCGGTGGTCGAGGACAGGCTCGGCGACGAGGTCATTGCAGACCTGGAAGCGCGCGGCCACACCGTAACCCGGGCAGGGGATTGGGCACTTGGGCGCCTGTCCTCGGTAGTAAGCGATCCATCCACCGGCGTGCTGATGGCCGCCGCCAACCCGCGAGGAGCGCAGGGCTATGCAGCAGGACGCTAA